From Gadus morhua chromosome 14, gadMor3.0, whole genome shotgun sequence:
CTGTAATGTGCTAAAATGTCAAGATGATATGTTTTTAATGTGAAATACAATCAATTAGTCGCCCCTCCCTAAATACTGCTATAAGATCAGCTCACTGGTCACGCTGTGTATACTTTTTCATCTCATTGATTTGTTTTCTCTGTGCAGGTGCCCTACAAACAACCTTTAGTGAAAATGGCCTGTGGACCACTGTGCCATCTTTGTCAAATGTTAATTTATGTAactaatgttttgtgtgtgcccATGTCCCGAACATGCTATTATTAGACCACAAGGTTTTGcatgagaaagagaggaagagatccCCCTGGCTATTGTTAGAGATACAGAACTGCATGATAAAGGAGCCATGAATGCTAATAGAAGTCACTCAGTCATCGGCACCAGCAGCTCCCCCACTAGGTTTGCAGGCACGCTTGCAGCGGCAGCCAATAGTAAGATTACGATGCCCCGcccctcggctcctcccctccgGGTTTCCATGGTTGCAACGGTTGGGCCCGccttgggggaggaggggcgaaGGCAGTGGAAGCCTTCTCCTCACGCCTCGTAGCAGAGGGGAGGGTGCTGAGGCTGATGACACTTCCGGCCTCCCACAATGTCCTTGAGAGACAGACCCTGACATTGCTGAGTACAGCGCGGCTGCTGCATAGACATGGAGAAGGCTAGCTGCTTGGGTCTGAAGCACAGGAATCATGTCAATGGGATTTAAATGACAAAAGGACCATTCGATCGTGTTTAAAGATAACACCAAAGAAGTCTACTGTACATTCTCATCTTCTGATAGCTTGATTGCTCGAGGCCTGTTAAAAAGGTCATATCACCAGTGCTCCAACAGAGTACTGAGGCTATTTCAGGGCCATATTTtttctatatctatatttaatGTTAAAAGTACACATTCTGAATGGAATTGTAATGTTTGCACTATGCTTCATTTCAGTTCACAAAACAATCTCTCTGGATAAATAATCTATTTAAAGCTTCAAACCGTAAAAAATAGTCGTGGCTACAGAGATAATTTTGTAGTAGAATTAAAATGCTGGTGTGTGTATTGAATGTAGCTGTAAGCAGCTTAGCAGATCCAAATAGAGCCCTGCTAGCTTCTGCCAGCTCAATGCTATTCGCGTAGTCAGGTGGGCAAGTTAAGGTTTTGGGTTGAACATTTTTGTTTACCACAgaaaatatacatcatatactattgtataaaaaagaaaatacaccaAATGTATTAAGGATTCAGCGTTGAATATGAGAAGCAAACaaatatctttttttctttacatattaacttgcatatgtgtgcatatgtatgtatgtatgtatgtatgtatgtatgtatgtatgtatgtatgtatgtatgtatgtatgtatgtatgtatgtatgtatgtatgtatgtatgtatgtatgtataaatatgtatatatacatagctGTTAGGATAGGATTGTGCTTTGTTTCGTCAATACAGAGTGTTGCATGCAATTGTGTTTGGTTCATGACCAGCCTCCTACGCAGATCTTGGGAACAGGCACTCAGCCTGCAGCTGGCATGTGAGGTACTACATCGCTGTGCCTGTGTCAATTTAACCGTTCTGATGGTGTGTCTTCCAGAGCCAAAGATCAATGCCAGCGATCAGATCATACTGTCAGCCGAAACACATGCCCAGCCCTTCACCATATGGTGCAACCTGACCACCACTGACAACGTCCCCCAGGAAAGCTTCTGGATGAAGAACGGGGTGGAGATAGATACAACGCGGACCAAGAATAAAGACACGTCGCACAGGTAGGGCAGAATCCTGTTTGTCTGTTGAGAAATGTCACGAACGTAATGACAAGAGAGCCCTTCAAGACCTAGCTAATACCTAAGTCGACTGTTGAGTACTGAATGCAACCTCCTTATATAGCCACAATGTAGTATTTTAAACATAAAGTTCACTTATCCCTACCTTGCCAACACTTGGCACAACTAGGATGCCTAGACCTATGAGGCATGTCACCCCCAGGTGCTAACTAGTCGTTAGTTTCAGCTGAGGCATAGTGTGGACTGAGGAGGAACGTGATGTAACCCCTGTTGACGTTCCACAAACTCTTCCTTGCAACAAAATAAGACCCATCGGTGTGAGGCTTGTCACATTGCTTTAGAATAAAACCAGGGACTGCAGATTTCAAATTAACTAGGTACTCAAAAAGGAACAGAACAGCCCTTCCTTGATTAATCCAAAGATAGATTTTGTAATAGAACACAATACATGCCTAATTAAAATGCTTTCTCCAGAATAATTTGGAAATAGCATATagttatatattgtgtgtgtatgtgtgtgtgtgtgtgtgttaatgcagaATCAATAAAGCCAAGGCAGATGACGCTGGGGAATACATGTGTGTTTACACATTTGAGAAGGCACCAAATGCTAACACTACCATTGAAGTAAAAGGTAAGATCTCCTGATGCATTACAAACATTGACAGACGTTACTGAAAATGTTGAGACTACAAAAGCCCAAAATATTGTGCATTTAATATCACCCAGAGGAAGGAAAAGAGGGAAAAAGCCGAGGGTTCACTAGAAAACCTAAAGCTATGAGTGGGAAGTTGTTTGCGTTCATCTAGTGCGTGGTTAAGGACATGGAGCCGTCCCGAGGCTGTTGTCAATCTCAGCCTTCACTGAGGAAACAATGCAGCAGAAGGTGCAGCCACCTACtaagcacacactcactaaccAAGTCTCGTCTCACAATGCTACAGCGCTACTCTCGCTCAATTTGATAGAGGAGTTTCTTATTACACGTTTCTATGCTGCTTTACTCTTACATGTGTGTAACGAACGGTACATTAGCATACCTCCCATGATAATCGAAAGCAAAAATATGTGTGCACTATTACAGTCTTTTTTAATGATGTGATATACAGCCCACCAGAATGCCTCTACCTTGTCTATTTCACAAAATCTTGACAACTCAGCAGTTATCTGAAATAAGGCGGTGGAAAGAGAAAAGCTAGTTTTAGGGCTAGCTCCCATGTCCCTAAGCGAATTTTGTATGCTATGCCGATGGTGCAGTGAGCCTGTCCTCCTCAGATTGTAACTCGACTGTCTGATTACATAATGGGTGATGGCCATGTGTGTTCTGACTTCATTGCCTGGTAAGATGACAGAGCTGACTGCCATTCGAACTTCAGTGTCCTACCATTTGGCAGACTGGCGGTCTGTGAGCCAAACTTGACACTTGTCAGTTCTCCGGAGATGCGATGCGTTTGGCTCTCTATAATTTGGCGTTGCTGTCGTTTTATTGTGTCGTGGCGATTGCTGTAATGTAATGTGCATCGACATTCCttattattatcttttaaaTTGTGTGTCTTGATGGATGGTGGTGATCACTGCATCATTATAGCATAGATAGAGCTCCTTAGTGTGTGCCCATGACTGCAGTTCACCAAGATCCGCGCCTACAATGTCCTTGGCAGTCTCATCCTTATAGGACTGAGCTCAGAGGCAACAGATGGAGTGCTGTGTGATGTGGTGGGATTAAGGTTCTGAATCCCGTCCCAGCCATCTTTATGAGAGCAGAGGAGTATTGTCTGTGTTACTAAGCCGGGCCACAGATAAACATTTTACCCTCCATAGTTCTCAAAATTGCAATGGCTGTATTTatttgacatttatttttatttagtgtttcaaAATGTCTGtcaataattaattacaaaatgtattataataatatacactGGTAACAATTGAAAGCAACATGCAAAAAGAGCAGACAAGTCAGTCAATTTCTTTAATCTGTGACGTGACGTCAcattaatctcatttcattcaAGTCTTATTAACAGCTATGACCTAGCTCATCCTCACGTTGAGCTGATATTCATAAAGTAGCACCCTACCTCAGCTAAGGATTAGTAATCACAGGCAGTCAGGAGTGTGAAATAGTGGCTTCTCCAGGTTTTTAGCACCACTCAGAGGGCTGTCTCAGCGATGTCAGTCATCAGCATTATTCAATGAGCATCAGCCAAAGATGATcttggcccctcccccacatGCACAGCACACACGCAGCATTACATTGGTGTGATGTCATCACATATCCCCTTCTGGTTTGCACCAGATTTTGATTTTCATCTTGTGCAATGCACAgtgccaaacaaacaaaaacaaagcttTGCTGCAGACTTGCTATGATTTTCATCATATAGCAAGTATTTTTAAGAAACGgaagcccttctctctctgatgCCTAATATGTATTGTTGTTTTCGTGTAGTAAATAAGAGTAAATATAGTGCCATTCAGGTTGAAATTTTCAGAACGCACTGGTAAATTGAACATATAACATTCACAGTCTAATCGCGCCCACGATATCCAAAGGTTAGGTTGTATTGTAACGCCTAGGTTTGACAAACTTCTGGTCAGGGAGAGGTAGTTTTTTAGAAATCTGTTCAAATATCTCTTGATCCTGTTCCCTTTATTATATTAAGTCAGATAAGTCTGACCtgatttgaattgtgtttttgAGTCAAATggactaggggtgtaacggttcAGATGAGTCAGGGTTTGctttgtttcttgttttttgcTCACGGTTCAGTGCTATATATTCTTTTTTACCCAAGGGTAGGCTCGCTATGACATCAGCTGCTCTGTTCCTTGTCCATGCCCTAATATGAATATCTGCCCTGACATGAGCGGTTAGTGGGTTAGTTAGTTATAGTTTAGGTTTAGCTCCGGCTGGCTTCACTCTCCTCGCGCTGGACTCTATACATTTGGATGGTGTCCCCATAAACGGCTCAACATGTTTAACCAGCTCCTGCTAGTATATCCTGATGATATAACGCACCACTGTTAACTATTTAACCTAATTATATGGCCGGGAGTGCAAAATGTGTAAAAATCAGGCAGCCTTTTTTCCTCTCCGTTAACCATTTTTCAAGCCGTCTTGAGCCATGCAAGTTTGCACACCGCACTGCGTTGACATCGGGACATATTCCCCTTCTAACCTTTATACAGACTGATAGGGACGCAACTCTTATGAACCGGCCCAGTATTGTGCATCGGCGCATCGGGGTCCGTCCCAGATTGTCAAGCCAAAGAGCTTGTATTTAACACGGACATACCAAGACCCAGACTTAGTCTGCATTAGAGGGGTcttaataaaatatacaaatatctAATACAGGAGATTTACCAATACACTTTTTACACATGAGCCTGAGCCTTTCAGGTTCAAAACCTGGATTGAGAACGGCCCGGTTAGCAACAGCCTGCTGAAGTGTGTCCGCTTTAATTCCCAAGTTTTGTCACGATCGGCCAGTTTGTGAGTCTACAGAGAAATGCACCTTACAGTGAAAAGGAAACAATAGTACGGTAGAATTGCGTTTCACACATTTGTTTATACCACCTGGTCCCAGTTAGAATGCAGCCTTAGGGAATTTGAGTCTTAATTGCTGCCCCAAATGGTATGTGTCTTAACTGTTTCAATGACTTTATCCTTCCAGCTGCACCTGACATTACTGGCCACAAGagaagtgaaaataaaaaagagggagaaaatGCAACAATGTACTGTAAGTCTGTTGGATACCCGCACCCAGTCTGGACATGGCGAAAACTAGATGGAATATTCTACACGGTACGCCACTGTCTGAGGACAATACCTTCACTTAAAATGGATTTATCTGttcatgttttatgttttcatgCGCGTGTTTGCGATGTTGTATACAAGGTCCCATAACATTGTGGATTGAACCTTGTGTTCCAGGACATCGATAACTCTTCTGGAAGGTTCTTCATTACGAACCGTGACAACTACACAGAGCTGAATGTCCTGAACTTGGACATAACCACGGACCCAGGGGAGTACCATTGCAATGCCACCAACATGATCGGCACCAGTGGAACCACCACTATTCTACGGGTGCGCAGCTTGCTGGCACCGCTTTGGCCTTTCCTCGGTGTTTTGGCCGAAGTCATCATCCTAGTTATCATTATCGTTGTCTACGAAAAGCGCAAGAAGCCTGACGAAATCATGGACGGTAAGAGACGATAATCAAATGGTATGAAGGCTGCTCAATGCTTAAGGTGTGGTGTCTATGAATCGCAgcttcaaataaaaaacgaGGAATCTCATGCAGATTATCCAAAGCTGAAAAAAGTACATGCACATTTAGGATTTATTAAATTACAGAATGCTGTATTTTtaacacatttaaataaatgtcaaactatcagtttggaagtactttgatTAAGCATAGACTTGAGATTAGAAAGTATGATTGGGAAGTTTTACTCAGAGATTATGCTAGTTCCTTGCCTGCAGCATTTGCTGGTACATCTATCTTTAGCAGTGCACTGAAGTAACATAATGTTACTATCTCACAAGAGGCTGGGATGTAAAGTCCACAGCTGTTAGAAAGACTGTTACTAATCAGCTTATTAGATCACACGCTACATAATCACTGAATATGTTTATTTGCTTAATTTTGCAAGAAGTAAGGCATTATTGATCTCTTCAATAGATTTGCCTCTTTTGCATGTCGACTGACAAAGGAGGGACATTTTGGTGTACAAGTATACACATTTTGAGTTGAATGACAACTTGACCTTTACAGCTGCACATTAGGTAAACAACAGGGGGTACCACAGCTAACCTTTCCAAGAGTTTGCTATTTTGGTAATGTGCTAATGGCtacaataaaatattattttcccAACCATATTCAATAACAAACAGATGAATTCATCATCCCATTGCCTTACCACAGGGTTGAGTGTATAAATTAATACACAATATATGATTTAATTAATATGATTTAATCTTCCCCTCCTTCCAAATGGCATCATAATCTAAATGGGTGGTAAGTGAGTGCTTATGCATGCTTTCAGAGATTGCTGTGTtggcttgtgtgttttttttctagcCTTAAAATTAATCTAAAAGCAGAGGTCTTTGCTTATCAAAAATGTAGCCATCCTAGTATACATGTGATGGTGTAATGGCCTAGATAAATCTTAGCCTGACAAAAATACGTTAGAACATCGTTATTTCCATAAATGATTCCTATTGGTACGTTATTGAGCCAATATGTAAATCAAATATGTCTGCAGCATTCTGCGTAGTGTACTTGGATGGTGGATTATATTTCCCATATTGACGGCATTCAAATCAGAAACGAGGACTCcccactctatctctctacAACCTCTCTAAATATCCCTTTAGCATCATGTATTCCTGGGGGGCTTTGTTCTTGGCCTACTCTGCACGCATTATAAATCATGTCCCCATGATGGTTAAGGAGCCTTTTAACACTCGAGCAATACTTGAGTGGTCTTGAACGAGGGTCATTTCTGTTTTCAAAAAAATTGGTAAAAGGTTTATGCTTCATTCTTTTTGGGCCAGAATTTGTAGGctaaaaaacatgaataaatagtGTTCATGCATGCACTTACAGGCTGTTATTCTAGTGCCAACCCCATGTACAACTAATCTGTATTTACATCACGGACCTGCTAAATCGCTGCTTTAAAACATAGGATTAGCTCCATTACGACTAAACAGAAACGAGGATGGTGGGATTGTTGGTGTATGTCAGTCCGCACATTATCTATTCTACCCATTAGCTGCACAATCATTCCCCGTCATCTAACATTATAACTGCCATAAAACGAGCCACCGCGATAATGATTTGGAATGCTTCTGCCGCTGCCTACGTCTCCCGAGCTGCATGTTGATGGGAACACAGCCCACAGCCAAGGGTTTCTTACCTGTTGAAGCATCCTCATCCATATGATCAACACCGCCCACCAAGTCGACATCAGACCACAGGTCTTTGAACTATCCGTCACTCACTGCGATGACATTCTTCTGCCGCGCCCGTCTCAACTGTTGGTTAATGGCAATCTTCTCCGCAGGGTTTGAACGCCATCCGTCTTGTCCGTTTGACTGTGATTTTGGAGTTTTATGAAATGGCATGTCAGTTGAATAATTCATAGCATGGGGATAGGATTTTTATCCGGGTTTTGTTCAATGGAGAAAGAACATGGCTTATTACATTTGGTTCATTCTTAGAGCTTGACCTTCTCGCAAAATTAATCGTATCAATACGCTGGGCCATATTGTGGGGTgtaatttaataaatgtagaGACAAAAAAAATCTTTACACCTATCTAATTTGTTCATTTTTAATTAGTCAGCCTTGCTATTCAGAAAGCTGAAACCGAATTGGCCGTTGACAACGCTTGGGTAACAAGTGTCTTAAATGTGTTTTCTGATTTCTTTCCTCTTTTCTTGCCAATCTAAGACGACGAACCAGCTGTACCAATGTAAGTAGATCAATACTTTCATCGCTCTATTGTCAATATAAAAAATCAATCTTCAGTGCTTGGGCACAAACTGTCAATAACCATGTGGTCTGTCTGGTTTCCAGAAAAACAAATtcaacaaacaaccacaaagaGAAAAATATTCGCCAGAGGAATCAGAAATAGGGTACGTACTTGTTACTTTGCTATATTATGGGGGAAAAAAGCATTGCACACCAAACTTGGGGAGCTTACTTTCATTCTCGTTTTCATAGGATGTGATGGCTGCACAACATACTCTGACCGCATGAAGGTATCAGAAGATGTGGGAACTCCCAAGATGTTTTTAATAAAGCATTTCTTGTCTCTCTTGGTGAAACAATATCAGCATAACACTGGCAACAAAATGAACATAACGGCTGTCTTAAGCATGCCTTATTCAGTCTTAATAGAAGAACGATTTCAAGCCTGAATACAAAGACTAAACCCCCGCAGAGGTGAACACATTTTTAATGTGCTGTTGATGTCTCCCTTTTTTTCATTACCCTGTCCTCCAATGAGGTGATCCTTTTTGTATTACATATCATGTAAAATGCATGCAATATAATTACGCAATAGGATGCTCAgaatatacattttctgtggTTATCCCTCATGTACTAGTATGTGGCTTTTTTTGCGTCCGAATGACCtattttccttccttttttatGGAGTCATCTTGAATTTAACAAAAAGATATCGGTATATTCTTGAAAGGTTTGTACAGCATATCATGGTCATTTAAGTATGTTTGATTTTGTGACTAGAGTCCACTTTAAACACAACTTTTATGGTGAGGCAAGGGCTTCAATGACTGTGGCAGTATTTAACTGAGAGTGATTACAGAAAATGACTATTGTGTGTTAAAACTAGCTAATGAAAAAGTGtattatgattatttttttccagatTATCTTAGGTGTCTTGTATATGTTGCGGTATGAGTGTTCAAATGATAGCaaatctgtaaaaaaataataataatttttatatTTCCCAATTTAATGGATTgatttttatctttatttttctctctcttcaaatGTACAGCATGGCTATAATCCTATGGCAATATGTATTCATAATAGATATATGGAGGGCAGTTTGTTATACTCAGTGAAGCTTTAATATCGTGGGAACACTTGGAAGCTGACTAGCAAAATACACTGCTGTAGCTGCATGACTCCTATCAATAcagtgtatctatgtgtgttgAGGTGCAAATGGACCTGACTTGGGTTTGGAATGAGGGACCACAGTAACGAGCCACGATCTTACAAATGAGaccaatattttttttctaaataaaaaaaaacctatAAAACAAAGTCATTGCGTTGTTCATGGTCATCGTCAGACAAAGCAAAGAACATAGATCAAAAAAATGAACACTAGCCAGTCACCCCGTTTAAACAAACATATAAACAGCATGAAATAACGGTATGATGTAATCAACATCTCCATACCACCGACACACAAGCTCGGCCTACGCACACACAGTAAGAAGAGAAGATAACGGATGACCTGATTTGACCTTCACTCCCTCCGCTGTGGAGATCAGTCCAGAAGCAGCTTTCTCATCtcgccctccacctcctccacaaaGGCGGGAAAGCTGGAGTCCAGCAGACAGGCCCGCAGGAAGGCTCCAGGTCGCCCGCTGGCAGGGGGACTGTGGCGGTACACCAGGGGCATGGACAGGCCCTGCTGCCCGATGAAGTGCTGCGAGACATCGGTGGGGGGAAGGACCTTAGACTGGAGTACCATCCAGAATCACAGCTCTGTAACCCCACTCCACCCCTATCGTGTTAGCATATGAAATCAGCAGTACAGAATTGTGTTGAATAGGGCTTTGAAGAAGAAAACAAAGCAAATTGCACATTTTTAATGGTGAGAAAAGACGGGGGGGAAATGCAGTGTCAAGTCCCTCTCAATATTTGAGTCAGCCAGCTGGATTTGCTAATTAGCATAGCTAATGAAGTCAAAACTGCTGGTTAGCTGCATGGGTAGCCAGAAAAACCTGGCAGTGTTTAGTTCATTTAAGACCTGGAATAACCCAAATCAGACAAAATAACACAGCTTTATTGTGATCTAAGAAAATGGTTGATTAAAAAATACTATAGCTGCGTAAGTGTTTTCAGTAAACGACTTGCATTGAAATAAACCCCATTTAAATGAACAGTGCAAGTCTTTTCCCATTCTTCACTATAGTGCATAGATACCTGGGCGAGACGTTGGATGGACAAGGATCCATGTACCGTCTCGGGTTCACTTGTCACCGGCTCCCTCTGTGCAGTCTGTTCACACAGTAAAACACAGCAGACAGCAGAGGGGTCGTAATAGCCGGCCATGTAACCGGAGGGTGAAATGTCTAATCAATCACTTCATTATTAATTGAAGGATTCCAACCCATCAAAGGTTCCCACTCTATATCTCCACGGCAGGCTCTCTCAGTGTGTCCCACTACACCATAAAGGTCACACTTTCAACTCTGTACCTCACAATAAGCATTCCTGTTTTCGACTGGATCTGTTCCTGCTTCCAGGGCACTGCCCTTTCATGCAAACCATATAATTTGCACTTAGcatgtatatatacactcaCTCCCGAAAAGGAGTACAAATACATGAAATgcgtatttaaaaaaaataataataacaaataaggCTTAAGACGGTCTGGGATTAGTTCTTCGAATGCCAAAACCCTCAGGTGGAATCCTTAAAACATGGCCacagaaatgtatttattcatggGGTGTTAGAGCTAGAGGGAAGGTCTGTGCTTGGGACACGTACTAGTAGTTTGTTGAGGAGTCCAGGTAAAACAGGTATTTGTATAAAAGGGAAGGTTAGCCATGTATTAAgatgatatatacatataaattgTTATCCTACTGTAATGGGGTATGTGCCTCATCCTTACCGCTAAGCCACCTCTAAGAGGCAAGGACAATAGTGTCAAGAGTGCCATCTAGTGGGGACACTTGAGCAGGTAACAATGGTGCTCTTCTTAACATAGAGACACTATATTCAAACCTTGTTCAGAAAAGTGTTGTGGGTTAGTTGTTCACAGAAGAACACATGCCAGAAGAATCAAAGCCATGAATGTTTACAGTCACACATCTGGCACAATTCTAGATCTAGCTGTTGCAAGCACTGTAAGGGGGGACTTTCCATGGAAGTTCCATTTCTAATCTAGGACTGAGAGGGGCTTGTTCACAGCACAGTGTCACaaacagtggtgtgtgtgtgtgtgtgtgtgtgtgtgtgtgtgtctgtgtgttcatgatggaacacacacacacacacacacacacacacacacacacacacacacacacacacacacacacacacacaatacacacacaaatatacacacacacacacacacacacacacacacacacacagttattttGTGTGATGTGGTTACCTgctctgttgttgtggtggtcgCAGGTAGGGGGCTGATTTGGCAGCGCAGAGACACAGGAGGAAGGTGATGCTGTCTCATCTTGAGTGGTGACAGGCAGGTACTCAGTCAGCTTGACAACAGCGCTGGAGCACTCCTTCTGAGCCTCAGCTTTGCTACCACCAAACTGCATCCGCATCAGCCGGCTCTCTCCCTGGAGACAACACGACGCACTGGCCTTGAAGGAGCTGATGTGCCCTGGATTTAAATTCCTGTTTTTACATTAGGCATTCAAATAAAACCACTAAATATCTATCTGATCCACTGGCCT
This genomic window contains:
- the nptnb gene encoding neuroplastin b isoform X1, whose protein sequence is MHSRTAVVAVVLLGHAMLLPFTWAQNAGFVKSPMSEIKLTGDTFELYCDVVGNPVPEIQWWYAEINRADSFKQLWGGARKRRVTINTAHGANCVSVLGITRLTLEDSGTYECRASNDPKRNDHRQNPALSWIRAQATITVLQKPKINASDQIILSAETHAQPFTIWCNLTTTDNVPQESFWMKNGVEIDTTRTKNKDTSHRINKAKADDAGEYMCVYTFEKAPNANTTIEVKAAPDITGHKRSENKKEGENATMYCKSVGYPHPVWTWRKLDGIFYTDIDNSSGRFFITNRDNYTELNVLNLDITTDPGEYHCNATNMIGTSGTTTILRVRSLLAPLWPFLGVLAEVIILVIIIVVYEKRKKPDEIMDDDEPAVPIKTNSTNNHKEKNIRQRNQK
- the nptnb gene encoding neuroplastin b isoform X2 encodes the protein MHSRTAVVAVVLLGHAMLLPFTWAQNEPKINASDQIILSAETHAQPFTIWCNLTTTDNVPQESFWMKNGVEIDTTRTKNKDTSHRINKAKADDAGEYMCVYTFEKAPNANTTIEVKAAPDITGHKRSENKKEGENATMYCKSVGYPHPVWTWRKLDGIFYTDIDNSSGRFFITNRDNYTELNVLNLDITTDPGEYHCNATNMIGTSGTTTILRVRSLLAPLWPFLGVLAEVIILVIIIVVYEKRKKPDEIMDDDEPAVPIKTNSTNNHKEKNIRQRNQK
- the rec114 gene encoding meiotic recombination protein REC114; its protein translation is MATSCRWILKRYARFLPGSKGEGDKWKVFEAEGSKRELVLTIVESGHMLVSLGQSSWFTWEGISLIGATEFLKVQRKKDSLLFRCAVKGESRLMRMQFGGSKAEAQKECSSAVVKLTEYLPVTTQDETASPSSCVSALPNQPPTCDHHNNRTAQREPVTSEPETVHGSLSIQRLAQHFIGQQGLSMPLVYRHSPPASGRPGAFLRACLLDSSFPAFVEEVEGEMRKLLLD